From the Bombus huntii isolate Logan2020A chromosome 4, iyBomHunt1.1, whole genome shotgun sequence genome, the window GGAATGATATACTATTCCAGTTCTTAACGACTTGCGATTAAATACTACAGTCGTACTAATCTGACCTCTCGTGCACGATTgaattaatattgttagtGAAATTTTACGAGTTATCAACACCGATACTCGGTAATAACAGAAGCGAAATCGTACatgaaaattgtataaatgtTGTTACTtgtaaattcgcaaatatcgaCAACCCATCGTGTAAGAGAATTCTGCTGATGataaatgttcaaataattttcaaaatcaagAACTCCAGGTTTATTTGGTAGAAATTAATCTTTAGCAAGGGTCAAACTTGAAGGTAATTCGGCGCTATCAACGATTCCCGAGAAATACGCTTATCAAACAGCTATCTGACGCTGATTTCGTAAAACAAGAATCTGCAAGTACAAATACAGATGTAGAAATCCTGCGGTGCAAGTAACAGGCGTAAAGTAGGACGAGATAAAAGGTCAAAGTTATTTTTGATACCAGTTTAAACCTCCTTTGCCCTGtagtttaattaatttgttgAATCTACCGCGGGCGAACGCGGTAATTAGTGGCAAATGGTGCATGGTACCTGCGGCGCGTATTGCACCCTGGTCTCCGGTAGATGATgatcgtatcaatgaatgcgTGCCGCTCAAAACGGAGAGGATGCTCGGACGGATGATGGGCATCGCCGATTTATAATGGACTTATTACTTCCTGCGCGCAATTTGCTTTCCAACGCACACTACTTTATCGCGCTTGCCGTATTTATGCGATACAACACGCTTTCGCGTGCTACGAACTTGATAGCTTATTTGAAATTCTTATGAAGCGCCgaagtttgaaaaatttccGTCAGATCGGTTGTTCGGGAATCTCGAAGAAACGACGAACGTATTGTTGTATCGATAACGTATGTACCGATGATCTTTTCCGTGTGAAAATAAACGCTTCctgaaaaaacaaatttttgagAATTGAAAACTTTCAATCTCTTTCATCTTCCTAGTAATCTTTCGTTTTCATAAGCGATAAAAATTGAGAGTAATAGTTTCAGGAACTCGTGACTCAGATAATAGGTATTTGGGCCAATATATATGAATAAGATAAGATTACGATAAGTCAACCGTGTTAGATATCAGATCTTTAGTTTCGGAATGCACTCTTAAGTTTAAGCCTTCATAAATTAAGccaaaaaataatatttcgtaGAAGGGAATCTAACTACGGAAATCTCTTCACGGGTGGGACATAACCttaaattaagaaagaaatatttctgctACTGGATCGAGTTAGCGAAGCCAGCTTGACCAGCATTTGAAAACGAAAACATTGATAGAGGATGCAACGTAGAATGCACGAAACTCGATACTCGAGTAACAAGATATTTGCTGCTAGCCACGAAAAAGATTTGTTTGAACCGGTCGAAAGTCTGTTTCTTGAACGAGGCCAAACTTAAGGGATCAGTGTGTCACGAACGCCCACGCACGATTTTCAAGCTGATACCGGTAATTTGTGCAGAAGCCGCGTTTAGACGCGCTGCACGTGAATCGTTCTACGCGGCTGGTCGCACATTACGGCAGACGTCGCTGCTAAAATGTATTAGAAACACGCGAATTGGCGTATACCCGCGATGCAACCTATCATGCTTCGCTTCAGCAACCTTGAATGTGCTTATACACGGTATAAGTATACATAGACGTATTTTATATAGGTATCTTATGCGCCAGCAGCAAAGCTATTTACGAGGGAAAAAATCGTCCGTTATATTCAGGTCGCGCTTTTTAGAAACTACAGAACGAGCTATGGTTAATTGACCGACGTTAATGAATTCGCGTTTGAGCTTTCGATGCTATCGGTTTCCTTTGTTGTACATAGTTTTCAACGTTCACTTTTGCTGATTTTTTGCGTTATTGCATATCTCCTTCGATTAAACAAATAATCTTTAAACCGTTCGTCCTTTAActacaaaatttctataatcgaaattgaaaattaataataaagagAAATCAATCTTGATCAAGTTAGATTTTAGTTTAGTAGTCATCTATATGTCACCACACGTTTGTTATATGCTTTGAAACACGTCAGCATGGTTAAGAGGAACGTGCTCGTCACGAATCACAATgcttaattaaaaaatcagagataaccCTATTTTCTAATATGGAAAACGAAATAGTCACGCTGTTTGTTCGATTCGGGAGAAGGCTTTTCCAATCTCTAATATGAATTAGAAACTCGCCTATCGGCCAAATAATCGAGCGACTTAAGATCGCTGACTCGCAGAAATAACCAGAACGACTCGCGATTAATTGCGCCTCTCGCGCATTTATATTCAAGCATCTACTTTTCCTCGGTTgactctcctctctctctcgatAATTAGAACCGATCAAGAATTCATCTAGATCACCGATAACCCGTTGGAAATCGATATCAATGGCAACCGAGTCTAGTTTTAGGCTACTGACTAAGCAAAGAGAGCTACTAGAGTAGgtgtcaataaaaataaattctggAAGTGAAACTACGTGACATCGTTTGTGTAACGGGTCAACACGCGTTTAGCTCACATAACGCGCGTTTGCGTAATTCATCCTATACAACATCGTCGCTTGGTCTCGAATACCAAAAAAGGCTTTTTCGacctctttttccttttttcgaGGCTACATCTCGAGTCACGTATTTACACGTCGATGTTTTTACACCTAAAGAAAGGAAGGACAGACGGATATTATTTGAATTGTAAGAAATGTGAGAATTCGTACGgatgataaataatttcggGAATCGAATAAACGTTTATATCAGAGTATCGGTAGGGAGCGAGGAAAGATTCGGAGAATGCACGTGGAAGAGTCGAGAGATTCGTACGAGAATCATCAAGGAGAAAGAAAGTTTTGAGAGTCATCGTTACACTGCGggtgtttatgcatttatggaaaatattGAGATGCAAAAATGCACATAAAAAATACATGTTAACGGATGAAATAAGTCACTGCTTAGGTTTCATCTTTTTAATCGTGTTCATCTGTAGCCATTGTTACGATTATGTAggtacatattttttaataatttcttttaaacgAAGCCGTTTCTACAACCAGATTCGTTTATACATTACcaaagaaagaagataataAATAACCTAATAATCGCAATGACGACAGGTAGCTTGCCTAAATTATCGATGATTTAGTTAATGAATCACGCGTTTAAGTATTTCTTCTAATTGAATGTTAAGCGGACACTCCGTGGCCGAAAATCGCGACAGTGCCCTGTGTTCCATTGGATTTGCATACAATACCGTGATCCTCGATTGCACCGAGAGTATACGTGGGCTCAGCGATAAATCGTCGCGAGCCACTTAAAAAAGGCCACTCGACCGCTTCCTGGTGCCTCGTGTTACAAGTTACAAGCGACGAGCTTTTTATGTCGCACAGACTTTCCAAGCTCTGTGTGAGTAGACCAGAGAAGATCGcgtcttctttcgtttctattTTCGAAAAAGTAGAGACTGTAGGAAGGTTACACACTTGTTTCTCCTTCTAAACCAAGATTATAATTATCGAGAATGTAACGtgatttgtaaaaatttgttttattatcgGATACGAGTAGAGCACGGTATCATCGTATGATAGgaattaagataaaaatagaaacagtATCAAAGCTAGTTACTTCGATgggaatgaaattaaattgcGGAATACATATTGTAAATTTtagatttcaaattttcacgACGGTGAGATGCCGTGAAATTGGTTTTTCAGGAGTAATCGTGTTTGCACTTTGCGCTCATATTTTGCTCAAGCCCCAATATCATGGTATACATCGTAAATATTGTTCTATTAGATTGCTTCGTAAGTTCTATCTGCCAGAATCAgagataaatttaatttacaacatccaCCTATGTGGATACCGCTTTTATCAAAATCTTCTGATTTACATTTATATGATTTATCTATTATACGCCATTTGTCGAGGCAGACAGAATTTATGCAGTACCCTAATATTTATAGAGCGCGAAGACAATAATTGTCTTTTTCTAATTtccaattattaaaattctccCCAGAATACTTTAACGAAACGACTTGTAATAATTTCTCCTAATTTATTAAGAGATCTAAAAGTTTAGGAAAAAGATTCACTCGGCTACTAGATCACAAAAGGGTCGAAGAGATCAACTGAAACTATAACTTTCTGTGGTCGCAAAGAGTATTTCCATTCAGTGGGTAACGGGGTTGCCAGGACGTACACGTTCAGCGGGTTTCATTCATTCTTAGTTCATTCATGGGCCGGCTACGTGTACTCAGGACTTACCAGCCGTCTGGCATTAGGATCCGCCCCTTGTTGCAGCAATTCGGTGACCGCTTCGATGTGGCCTCCGGCGGCGGCCAATATTAAAGGAGTCGTTCCATCCTGAAAACAAATTACCTGGTTAATGATCTGTCAGTAACAATCGTAATTAGATTGCGGATGTCTGTGCATTTATGACAAATCGTAAAGTACATacatttagaaaataaaacattctTTCATTCGAGTTGAAATTCTTTACGTGTACCTATCTGTaagaatatgaatttgcataaagatCCACAATTTAATCCTAAGAAACCAATactgaaatatttaatgttttctctcctttcaattttaatcaaatttataTCACAAAACTTGAATAAACTTAATTCAAGTGGCTATAAATTCATCTGTGCGCAGTCGCGTGCACCTCGATATGATCTCCATAATGAGGACTCCCCTGCATTGCTTTCTAATTGATTTGAACGGAGCAAGTATCGTGATTACTCTTACAAACCAGTATCATTAAACAGGCAATTAAGCGTCGTAAATCTGTCGTGTAACTCCTTCAGTATCTTACGCTTGTTTCAAACTGTCTCTACTTTCTGCActtcttttatatatttccgGTGTGTCGAATCACGCGTCGTCGCTGCATCACTAATTTAGTGCAATAACGCGGCGATTGTTAGTAAGGTTCCTCAATTGATGTAACGACCAATCGAGAAGGCCGATCCTTAATGACGCGATTAATTTAACCGATCGTCTGCAAATTAGTAAAGAAAAATGACTTAAGATATCCTTTAAATGGTGGTGGGCAAACGGAAACGACGCCATGACATTTAAAAGAAGGTTAACGTTAAAACTGTTACTTCTCTTGATCAAATTCCAAATTCCCCCGAATATAGCGGGTTAAATTTGATCGTCTGCCAAAGTGGAACGAATATCCGTGCGTAATCCAATAAGCCACTTTTCAAACTAGGAATAACGTTATTTGAATTCGCTCTTTCAACGATACGTCGTTATTTGCATAATGAAACGACAGATCGTCTCCCGGTAACTGATTTCCTATGGTGTCTATTGGTTCGATGTCGATGATTTCGTAGATGCGTCAATGAGAACGAATATAGCTTTCCTCTCTTGCACAATAAACtcattatataataatattagcaaattgacaaattacaaattaatggattatagttttcttcttttacaattttataatccTTCATGAAATAGGATAATACAGATAACTTAGAATTTGTAGGATTTGCTGTTAAGACTTAATTTGTGTTATTACCAAGCTCGTTAAtgttatgcaaagatattctgACTTGCTGATAATTATTACCTGCGATCTGtaaaattttcttaataatattacttCAGTTGCGTAAGATGGTCTTGATTTACCTTATCTTTGCAATCGACATGGACGCGACCAGAATCGAGGAGAACTCGAAGACGCTTCGCATCGCCACGTGCCGCTGCCAAATGTAATTCTACGTCCCAAGGTGATTCTTTCTATaaacagagaaagaaataaagatcGTTTTAAAATTGGagcaaattttattctatacaaCACCGGTCACTTTTTCTGATATTGTTCCTAATTCTATTTCGTTTCGTCTCCACGACTACTTCTAccaaaagaatattttatggtCTCCTGTCAACCACGTATCGATTAAGCAATCATAATTAGGGACGCTAGATGAACTAAACTTGTTCGACTGTAACTGAAATCGCATCTTACCAAGCTATGCTCTGTGTTTCACAATTTCTCTCTCTGGTTTTCACGtgaaactttttaatatttttagaacGCATACATACACACCTTTCGAATGTTGGTCTCAGCGAGAGCACCTATTAACggaattaatcgaaacagAATGCTTATCCGTCATGTGCGCCATGAAATCACGAAACGTGATcataattaaaatgtaaatcgACAGACAGAGTTGGCAAGCAAATATCGAGCAAACAAATTCTGCTCTCAAGAGGTACTAAAAACATTCTGAAAAAGAGCGcgtattatatttcatttaaaaggCAGTTGTACAAAACAAGTTCTAcgtaaataatttctttatgcAATGGATAAATCATGTAAGTTTATCAAATTGCAATGTTACGTTGTTTAGCATCACTAACTTATGTTTCTAGGTCATCCAGTGTTAAGCGCGACAATCAATGCATAAAAAGATTTCCCGTGGTCTTAATCGATCGCTACAATCTATGATCGTGactatttcaaattatttattcatacgcatgttatattcaaatattataaaaccCATAATCAGTGTTTACTCGTTCGTAGAATAAACAGGACAAGGTGTTAGCAACTTATTGCACAGCTAAGAAGTGACATCAGTCCGCCATAAATTTCATCTGATCTCATCTAGTTTTATGTTCTTAAGCGCATACATGCCACGTAAAGGATCACGAGCAAagtcattttttattaaacttttttttatgaaacatatatattttaatggtACGTGATAATTTTCATGAATATGTAAATGGTGagcataaaaaattaattacgttTTCCTCGGAGAATgtacatattatctttctctGAAACGAtgatttcaatttaaaattctaGAAACAATATTTCAAGCCTAAACTTTTTGCTCGATTATCCAAAGTTGCTTCTTCgagtataaaaaaattgtatacgtGCGATTTAATAGCTGTATCATACAGTATCTTCgaaattacattaaaatagtaatttcTGTTTATTTCGAATTGCATTCGAAAACGTGGCATGCAATGTTTCATTCAAAACATATAGATATAGTAAAATGCATACATTGGGTAATGAGTgaaatataattgaattttaacaGAAAAAAGCTCACCTTCATAGACATGTTCGATGAACACGTGTAGCTGGAACTGACGCGATTAACGTTTTGTTGTTATTATGAGAAAAAGTATAAGCGCACTTAACGTAGATGTGATTGCATCGCAGTGCATCGAGCATACTTTCGGCTAGATATCGTGTGTTATCTTTAAttgtaatatgtatataataaacgGTACATGTTTTAACATCGGACACACTTTCGTATCACAGTCTGTTTAAACACGCGCAACAGAACATTAACACACCTCACCGTGTTTACGAAATACAAAGGCACATCATAAAAGGATCATAATTTACCGGATGACTTCAAGTCACCGAATGCCCGATGGAACTGTACGACAGTAATATAGACAAGGAATATTTCCTTCGATGTCCGCTTGGCGGCGATACTTGTCACGCGCAATTTTTTTTgctcgtttttatttttaatttgaatataGATATATcccattatatatttaattttcctcattataaatattgctatttttaaaaaatattttattcttttattgcTTTGTAAACAAATATTACGAGTCATTTCATATGttactttattatattaattacattatataatcgattaaatgtttatattgtttacaaatattatgtttatattcataaaaactgtaaaattaatatcagaTTAATATGTATTCATATGgatatattagaaatatatttgaatttcTAGAAATATAATGGTACTAAAATATCAGCAACATTTTTCCCATTAAAACTTAATTTTACAGAAAGAAGATTACTGATATCATCAAGAATCTCAAACTGAAACATTGTTTTTCCACCTGCAGCAAgttcttcaaatattttgcaaGCATCTAAAGGCCAAGAATTTATACTGTTTGGTTTTTTCATAGCACAACATTTCGATAAAGGAGGGACATTTATAAAGGGTAAAGTTCGTGTTTCGTTTGTAATCGTTATGTTGCCATAATCTTTACACAGAACTTAAGTACCTTCTTCAGAATGTCAAAGAATTTTTGGCCTGCGCCATTGACCATTTTCTAAATACTTTGCAGCACAAATAGTACCAATGTCAAATATACTTAATGGAAGGAAACTAGGTGCTGCTTGTAATCTCTCTAACATTATATTTAAGTCTGTAGTGTTGCTTTCTGCTTGAATCCAGAATTCATTAAGTGAATTGATGCAACTAACAAATACATTTGGTGAATTTTCTTCACCCAAGGGAGATAATCGTTTCTCTATGATCGTTTCTCTATGATTCACAGAAGTATATCTGTTACATTTTTACTTTCTATTGTTAATTTTACCAATAATGTTTTACCTTCATCAATTACGTCTAACAAAAATAGAACTGCTCCTTCATCTGCTAATCTTACAAATTCCTCACAAGCTTTTTCTGACCATTCCGTAATCCCTTCTGGCATAATTAAACGACATTTTCTTGCTAGAGGAGGTTCATCTACAAGCCCTAACGGTAGAGCACGTATTTCGGTTGCGGTAGTTGAATTTCCATAATCTATATGTATAACTTGTATAACACTATCACTGTGTGATACAACATGCACCCTATATCAACATTCATCCTCAGGATATTTAGCAACAcacaataaattttctttaatttcatgTACTTTGGGAAACAAATGTGCAAAAAGAAATCTATCGTTCATAATATCTAAATTACCAATAGTTTTTTGTTCTTGAACCCAAAACTCATTTGGAGAGTTAATGTGAGATACAAAAACAGGATAGGGATCCAATTTAAGGTCCATTATTTCATCTATTAATTCTTCTTCTGTATCactattttcaaaataatgaTCTTCGACTAACATTTCACTGAACATTTCGCTTTTACCAACAAGTCTACTTGTTTTGAAACACTATTTGCTATTACAATGGCTTCCACAGGCGCATCAACTCTTACTAAACTTTCGAATCTTTTACAAATTGCAGAATCCCAATCTTCTACTTCTGTAGGAATAACATCTAATCTGCATTTAATTGCATATCCCTTTATTTCTTTCCACTCATCTGACAACTGTCGAATCTTTCCAGATTTATTATTGAtgatatgaatttctaaaaatatatagagaCTTATTGTCAATGTTGGTAACCGTGATTTTAGTTTCTGACATATATACGTACTGTTGTCGGAAAAGTTCTTTTGCGTACGGAGCCATTTTACTTTGCACATTTAGCAATCAAAAGTAAGAGTATATCTTAATTTAAAAGCTCCTAGTGTTATAATTCTGTACAAAACAtagtgtatattatatattttaaactcTGTTACAGATATAAAAATGGAGAACGACAACGGAGTACTTGTTGACTTGTACATACCAAGAAAATGGTATGTGATACACGTGGATtgctatttttaataatataacaatgtccttctttaaataaaaagtgcAAATATAGCTATAAATTAACGTTAAATCGGCTATAAAtcttatataaattgtattttatagcTCATCGAGTAATCGTATCATTCATGCCAAGGATCATGCATCTATTCAATTAAGTATTGCTGATGTTGATCCTGAAACTGGACGCATGACTGACTCTCAAAAGATGTATGCAATTTGTGGCGCTATTCGTCGTATGGTACGTTATTTACTGTTGTAGTAATTACTGGTAgaaattatcatttttttaaaatagctgctttcttaattttttcagGGTGAATCTGATGATTGTTTGGTACGACTTGCAAAAAATGATGGTATATTAccaaaaaatttttaatctatgataattattgtattctttcaataaaaatataaaaaaaaactaatACAATGTGTATTACTGAATCAAACTACTAACTTAAAttgtacatataattttatgaaagttctattatatatatcatttattatataatttgtacATGGAGTTTTACATATGAAATAATGGAtcattatatacatatatatgatacagaaagataaatttttagatatttcatGCTTGTTACGATGGAATAACTTTTTTCGCTAgttccatttaaaaaattatgtatgcaatgattatataaaaataaaaatcattttaaaaaatatagttaCATATGTCAAAAAAGTAtgatttcaaatattaatatttaactgtatttaacaaaaacatttacaaatgttttaaaatatgtatccGTTCTAAACTTTGTATTATGCATGTAACGCCTTGAATAATAAGAGATAGtataaattcttaaatatttcgAAGATTTATCTAATATTGTTTTGAGGACGTATATAGTATAAGTATAGTCTTGATCGATTACCatattgttttaaaatatcaatttatcacacactaattattattataattgttGGTAATCAAAAATTAGTGTACAATActtttttcattgtttttaatgttttgaaatttttaatatatttgcgAGATTAAACAGTACATCTATTAAAtgagtaaaaatatttcatgatTTTGTGCATATATCCCTCATATCATAATTGGGAAAATATGGAAACTTGTAAGTATTCAATACACTttaattctaaaaaatatttctgttaTATTATACTAGTATCATTTATCGGGAACTTTATCTTCAAGCATGAATATTGTTAAAATGTGATGGAACTGATTTGGAACTAACATGTCAGAAATATTACCCTGAGTATATTCTATTGATACCATCTTTCGATTTTGATCAGTAtgattattatattgtatgattAGGCCAatagatttatatatatttaaagattaatatttttgaaagaataattaattcttaattacatttgcagtaaaattttatctttaaaGTAAATTAGTACATAATATTGCTtactaaagaaagaaaaagcaataatattaaaaatataaagaattaaACGTTTTTTATATCTGTAATTTCGGAaccaataaaaaatataagagTAATACCAAATAAAATTTAGATGCTACTTGAATTACTGCATTGAAACATGTTAACTACTATTTTCttacaaaaatgtattttgCACATTACAAACCTATCTTTTAACTAAGATTTATTTATCTAATTGCAATGAATGTAGAAATTTCCTTAGGAAACGAAATTACTGGTCAATTATTCAAGGCAATCTATGactttataaattttacatatatcTTACACTATTCTCATAAACAGTTAAACCTGCGTATCAAACATTTAACACAGGAGTATCTGATAAGGAATGAACGCGATTAAACCTACGATTTTTTAAAGTTGTAATCGATTCTGAAAGATCTGCTCTTTTACTAAAAAAATCAACTATAGCTTGACCTGTTAAGGCAGATGCCAAGAACTGTTCGACACTTATTGACCAATCTGGACCAGTAGATGCAACTACATTTGACGGATTTCCATTGCGATCATGTGACTAAAAATCATGTTTtatgtacaatttataatatattctaaGATTACTTACTTAATATAAATAGTATGTTACCCGTTCTACAGCTGAAGGTGTTTGTTGAACAGCAATAGCTGCCAAAAGTAAACTGTCTTCAGACTCATCTCGACCGACGTAAAACTTTTTACCAACATCGCCTAATTGGAGTAAAAGTGTACCTGtatgtaaaaaaaatgtttttttatttaatatggaTTCAAGCAGTAATAGTACTTTGATATGTGTATAATTTACCTATTGAAGCTATACAATGGTAAGTTTCTTGTTCTTCTGGTTGTGCAGGGAACATGTCATAAAGAGTTTTCCATAATGCAATGAAATGTCTTTGTGACATTTTTGGCACAGTTTTTAGATCCAGTGGGCTGTCTTTGGATGCTATCATGGAGCGTAAGCTTCCCATGCTTTGAACTTCCCATGATTGATCTCCCTGGCTGGTCAAACTTGTCGATCGAGATAAAGTACCGATACTCGGTTCTTCCGCTAAACTAACTGGCATTTCTAAAGAAGCAACGCTTTGTTCCATACTGTCAAAAAAATCTGTAGCTTCTGCTGCTACTTCAGCACCATCTAATATTGATATGTTTAACTTATCTAAAGTAACAATAAACAGTTTCTTATTATAAtgcttttaattataaaataatatttaccaGAATGCGTTGGCGATTCGAAATCAACAGGTGTAAGTAATGGTGGTAAGTGTAGAGTATATAAAAGTTTTAACCTTTGTGTTAAATCTGCAGTTGCGGTCATACCAATCGCTTGTACTAATTCCCGAAAGTTCAGTAGTCCATCACGATTACGATCCATTAACTGATATACAATACTACTTATGAACATTTTCTGTATTTGCTTGATCTTATTCAATAAAACTAACATACACATGGATGTTAATTCTCTaatattatctattatttttcataattttcttttttgttataaatagCTACActtaaaagtagaaaattattttgtaaaattcgatTAACTTACACGAAATAATCGGGCGGCGAGAGATTCAGCTTGACTACATTTTCCCCATGGAGACAAGCCACCAAATAATATCCTAAATAGTTCAAAATCTACTTTATATGCCTCATAAGGTGGCTGCGTTGGATCATAACGATCAGGTTCAGATTTTCGTTGGCTCATTAATTCTTCTCTTACTAAACTTAACAAATCCTAGATAGTGATATCATTGTTTTTTAAGCATCTGTGTTTTTTGAATGTAtactttcttaaatatattaataccTGCAGTTCTTCCATTGTCATATATTTGTCAACAACAACACTtctaattacatttt encodes:
- the LOC126864542 gene encoding 40S ribosomal protein S21 yields the protein MENDNGVLVDLYIPRKCSSSNRIIHAKDHASIQLSIADVDPETGRMTDSQKMYAICGAIRRMGESDDCLVRLAKNDGILPKNF